DNA from Solenopsis invicta isolate M01_SB chromosome 4, UNIL_Sinv_3.0, whole genome shotgun sequence:
TATTTTCAGTTCCCCAAGGTGATTATTTTAGACCAAACTCGTGGTGGGTGAGCCGAAATAATCAAAAGATGGATTATTGGGGCGGCGCACTGCCCGGATCGCGAAAATGCGAGTGCGGTATACTTGGAAATTGCGCGGATCCTACCAAGTGGTGCAACTGCGACGCCAATCTAGAAGGATGGTTAGAGGATGGTGGGGATATTACAGAGAAGGAATATCTTCCtgttaaacaattacgttttgGCGATACGGGTACGCCACTCGATGAAAAAGAGGGTCGTTATATGTTAGGCCCGCTTATTTGCGAGGGTGATggtaagtttaattttttttttcttattccaatatatatatgtaatacacaatgaataaataataaaaattcattattattaattaattttcgacGATATAAATGTGTCACGCTACATGCAGTCATTTTCTTacagatttgtttaaaaatgtagTCACATTCCGCATAGTGGATGCTACCATCAATTTGCCAACCTTTGATATTGGGCACagcggcgatatttattttgagtTTAAGACCACTATCGAGGACGCTGTGATAATTCATAGCAAAGGACCTACCGATTATATCAAGATATCCATAAACACTGGAAACCAGATACACTTCCAATATGTGGCCGGTGGAGGACCACTTACTGTTAACGTGCAAACGTCTTACAACTTGGCAGACGATCGGTGGCACTCCGTATTAGTGGAAAGAAATCGCAAGGAAGCTCGGATTGTCATCGATGGGGCGTTGAAGAACGAAGTGCGAGAACCCCCGGGTCCCGTACGAGCGTTGCATCTTACCTCGAATCTCGTGGTGGGTGCTGCGACCGATTACAGGGACGGATTCGTCGGTTGCATAAGAGCATTACTTCTCAATGGTCAATTGCAAGATCTAAGAAGTTACGCTCGACGTGGATTATATGGTATTTTGGAAGGTTGTGTTGGCAGATGTGAGAGTAATCCTTGCCTTAATAATGGGACGTGCCATGAAAGATATGACGGATATTGGTGCGATTGCCGATGGACCGCGTTTAAGGGACCAATTTGTGCGGACGGTAAGTAGGAAATATATTTTGCGAAACGTATAGTGAAATCATGATTGCTCTGTGGCTATTATTAATCTCtgttattattttcagaaattGGCGTAAATATGCGGCCTAGTTCGATGATAAAGTATGACTTCATGGGCAGCTGGCGTTCCACCATTGCTGAGAAAATACGCGTTGGTTTTACGACAACGAATCCGAAAGGATTTTTATTGGGCCtgttttccaatatttctggaGAGTACATGACTATAATGGTTTCAAACAGTGGACATTTACGTGTAGTATTTGACTTTGGTTTCGAACGGCAGGAAGTCATATTTCCGCTGAAGCATTTCGGTTTAGGACAGTATCACGATATCAGGATTGGTAGGAGAAACTCAGGTGCTACTTTGATAATGCAGGTCGATAATTATGAGCCGCGGGAGTTCAATTTTAACATAAAGAATTCCGCGGATGCTCAATTCAACAATATTCAGTACATGTACATCGGTAGAAATGAATCCATGACGGAAGGATTTGCGGGTTGCATATCGAGGGTTGAATTTGACGATATATATCCGTTGAAACTACTTTTCCAAGAGAACGGACCTGATAATGTGCGCTCACTCGGTACTCCTTTAACTGAAGACTTCTGCGGAGTTGAACCGATCACGCATCCACCAGATATCGTGGAGACGCGACCACCGCCTGAGGTAGATGAAGAAAAAGTGAGAGCAGCATATAACGAGACTGACACGGCTATTCTAGGAAGCGTTCTAGCGGTTATTCTGATTGCACTTGTGATCATGGCAATCCTTATAGGCAGATACATGTCTAGGCATAAAGGTGAATATTTGACGCAAGAAGATAAGGGTGCTGAAATTGCCCTGGATCCGGATTCAGCGGTTGTAAACTCTGCCACCGGTCATCAAGtccaaaaaaagaaagagtggTTTATCTAAAAACTAAAATGCATCACATTAGATATGTATGCATTAGAGAGAAGTAATGagtatacattaatttaatctaaatttatatatatatatatatatatatatatatatatatatatatatatctttgatAAGGATAGAATCTCTTTTGCTCCattcaattgattttttatattataattttacatcagGGACACatcatagaaataaaaataaaaaaactagtCAAAATTCAGAAAAACTAACTTTGAAATTCCGTTATGAGACTCTTGTGacaattttattaagtacttaaatttttaattataaattcaattgttaattCTATttagagattatttttatatatatagtgtTGTCTTCCTGAAAGGTTTGACAATAGTGTTATAAAGAGGCctaatgaattttaaaatattaaaaaatagtttcggcatttttaaaagttttcgaGCAAATAGACTTATGGGGACCATGCTATAAATTTAGACTAAGAAATCGGAATTATACTTTGTAGAATCTGAATTTTGGCTAGCTTTTTCGGATCTTGTTTGACTATGTAGCATTCACAAAATTACCATTCCATATTATTTCTTAGTGCAACTTTGCATAATATAACTGCTGGTATATTAGTTTCTTAAAGTGCAATTACGATGCAAATGAATGGTTTTCATTTTTACGCTTCATTTATTGTATGGATGAAGAATAGAATCTCTTATTATCAGGGTTgggtaactagttaaaaagttattaacttttaacttggttaattttaaaataatttaattttttacttcaacttttaatgatgtatttttaactttaacttagttatttttaaaacacataaatattagcttattaacttttaagttaaaaatttatctatgtgaaaaagaaaacaattacaaaagataaaatacattcctattttaaaaaatatttctttgttagttacgtagtatttaaataaaatatctaaaaaaatttgatctaTACAGTattttgaataatctaattttaaagaattatgattttctaatttaatataaataatgcttttcaaaatttttaatttaaattaattgtattataacttctgagttagttttttttcatataatttaatgtagctaaattatttttataagtcacaaattttaacttaatttagttaaaaaaaaaatattaacttacccacCCCTGAtgatgttatataattattacattgtcCGACTAGACTGTTATTATTACACGTTCCAATTTAAATGCGTTTTCATCATGGAGCATAAGAGTTTTATGTAACATAGATTTTCCATGTACAAAGCTGTCTTTACtacagataaattaattatatgtttcgttctctctttctttttttataatgattcgCAGTATTAATCGAAATGTTTACCGTCCAAAGTGCgttaacacttttttttagatttattttattttcatttgtttatgttatttcacagatgtttttttttttacataatctgCAACTCACtgtagtaatttaataataatatagtattaAGGATAATTGTAATGATTACAATATCGACAGAAACGATAATAACGATAACGATGATAATAATTGTATGCTAAGCATGTAATACAAAATGGAATTGTACATAAGtcatttttatacgaatagcaTATTCATTATTTCTTGCTATTAAATAGTACAACGATcatgttgaaaaaatttgcaaaaaattttttcacgtttCTGTACGAACAATTTGCTAATATGAATAATACTcgagtttgaaaaaaaaaaaaaaaatatatgatctGAATGAACAATATGTCTTTTATATGGAGAacggaattaaataaaaataaatcgtcTATACGTtctatttttgtgtttttttatcgagacattttttaaatatgtgatGCATGCTTTAAAAGAAGTTATTAAATTCTTCTAAAACTGAATCAGTAATTTAAATGTGTCTTCTGTATCACAATTACTTACCaatgttatttacaaatgtttacTTACGACTCACCTGGCAGACTCATCGAGTGACGTTGCATCCATGTATGCGAAACGTAATTACAAGTTTCTGTAAATTAACGTTATTATGTGCGGGAGAAATTCGTGGCGTTACGGATATACCTCAGTCTTTAAATCAAGCACAGCACGAAAGAAATCGATGAATGCTGAGCGAGTGAACTTTTAGGCACGTAAGCTGTATTTACACGTGTACTTGTCAAAAACAACTGGtcgaaatatttaaacattaaaatacaataacttTCGTAAAAGAATTCGCTACCTCCACAGCAATGTTGACTTCTCGCGCGTGCGCGATACGTATTCTCTCTCAATATCtacatttttatctattctACATTTAGAAGGTAAAATCGCTAGAGCAGtctataaatatacatatacaaatgtCTCTTGTCCTTAATAAGTAAAGAATCTCAGTGCGTTTAATAAAAGTGTCTTTAATATCACTCGTGTCTTTTTTTTGCACACGACTGTATAAATGTCGCGTTCCATTCTTTCGCCAGTCTCGTAGCTCGTTTATCATTTTTCGTAGATCACGATCGTCGAATCTGGACGCGAAACACGGCTGGATAACAATTGATACATCGAATGCAGATCAATTGTCGTTTACTTTCTATCGAGAAGTCACGTTACTTTCTCGATCGCAAGTTGAAATCTAAAACAAAAAGCTTGCAACAACGAACTCTTTGGGACAGACCGATTGTACATAGCGCGTTCCACGAGTAACAAATTCAGTGTTTAATTGACTAAAACAAAAACAGCGCGAATTAATAGAGATAGCGATTTCTCTTAAGTATGCTGTGCTATTTTTACACACGCTTGGTACGATTTCGAGATAAATTTTAACAGCGTTTTCTTTTCTCACTAAATCAAATAATCGTTATAGCATAtcaaagatagagagagaaagagagtgagaaagGATTATATCGTCcgttttatgaaaattatcgCATAACGAAATATTATGGTACAAAATACTCCAAATGTCATACTGGAGTAAATCACCGCTAACATGGTAatcatatttttgattaataataatgtttaacaaAATGCGAAAATAGCTTCTCGGAAGTTGTTTCCCTGTTCGTTTTAAGATATCTGTTTCTCTATAAATTCATCTCTCTTCCGAAACTAATTGAATGAAAGACCGGTAAAAAGTGGTAAAAAGTTGGTAAAAGTTGAAATGCGCATGAATTGATAGTGAAAAATTGccaaagttgttaaaaaaaatgtgtttttcacAAAAAGCAAATCGCAATCGAAATCCAAttcaaatttagattttttttcataattctgaTAACGAAGGATGAAAAAGGTATTTCAACTATCACTTACTTATTTTCCAATTGTTTtggagaaataaatttatataacagatgtcctaataaaatgcaaatgaaaatgaaataattgatacatacatacacatatacaggataattcttaattatacgTAAATACATCAATATGAATCTAAagcctaaaataaaaataaatggtatATAAACATGGATTGCTTAAAGTTTttcgaattataataaaatttaaagtgatGAAATggatttttgttaatttattataaacagaaGAAGGTCTTAAACGATtcatattgaaacattttttttcttgtttctgcGCTTATCATCTGAAACATTCTCGTCTGGACTATGTTATTAAGAATCGTCCtgtatattacacatatatactAAATCGCGAATTCTTAGATATATTACGATCTCTTTGAGCGTCGCGTTAAATCACTTGGAACACGCATGGTGAATACGCATGAGTTTTTCAGTTGGCTCCAAACTTACGCAGATACCTCCGGAAAGtcaacatatatataataatttatttattatattacaataaatcgtTCTACATAATGAAGAAGAGAGCGATTGTTACAGCGCCGAGTTTCGACGACTCGACAGGAAGGTGCGGCGAGATGAAGTTTCTCGCCGATCCTAACGACAACGAGGATCGCTCAACGATCGCTAAAGATAGCGACGAAATAGCGTATCACTGATATGCACGAAGGAGAGGGCTTTGGGTTTAATTACAGTCGTTTAAGTACACGTGTTCCGCGTACACGGGCGGTGGGACCCCTAAGGTTGGGGCCACTAGGAGGCCGAAGTGTACCAGCCATTTGCCGTCGACTTGTTGCTCGGATGGTAGATGTGAAAGCCACCGCTACTGGCCGGATGATGATAGAACTGCGATTGTTCCGTCAGACCTGCCGAGGCGTAAGCCGCTGCAGCGTCTAAGGCACTCGGATGGACAGTGGCCGAGTACACTTGGGGTTTCAAGGGTAACGGCTGGGCCGGTTCATATTGGTGACGAAGAACGGGATCCGCGTACGCCGACGAACCTTCGTAGCTGCTTATCACGTTCACGGGATGCaattgctgctgctgttgctgctgctgttgttgttgttgctgctgctgttgctgctgctgctgctgcttgtCTCGCGGCGAAACCGACGATGGCGGCGTCATCGCCGAATGATAGTCTACCGAATAACCGGCCGCGGTAGCGGACGTATATGATGAAACTAGACTGGTAAAAGCATCGGCGCAGCTGGTGCCGTTCGATACTTTTTGATTGTGAGCAGCGAGCACAAATTGGTGTTCACCGTACGTGCTAGAACCCTCTGAGCCAGGTGGGGTCGGCAGAGGTCCGTTAGGGGCGGTTTCGCCTGGGTAATAGATACCGGAAGAGGCGGGAGCGCGCGTACCACCGCTCGACGTGATCCCGTGCACATTGGCGCGTATCACGCTTTCCCGATTGGCGGCGTAAAGTTGTCTAAGGAGCGCCGAGGCAGGTAAAGGGGCGGTGGCAGACTGCTGCGGACTCAGATGACCCAGGTGATGGTGTGCCCCGATCCACTGTATCGTGCTCCGCTGCTGCTGTTGCTTCAACAAAGTGTCCGTGCTAAAATCCGTCGGCTGGTGAAGCGCCGCCGGCGAGTTCGATTTGTTCAACGAATTCCCCGGCAAGTGCTTCGACATAGCCTGTTCCAGATCCTTCACCGAGGTTCCCGTGCTTTCGGTACTGTCCATCCTACCGCTCTCGGCGCGACGCGACTTTGGACTGGTCGAACAGAGGGCCTGTTCGGTGGCCGAGATTGAATGCGTGGACGTTGCACTGGGACTGAGCGCGCGGCTTCTCTCGCCGTTCGATTCTTTCACCGTCgtctcctcctcgtcctcctcctcATTCGAGCTACTGTCTTCGTCCTGAATCTTCCGCTTGTGCCCTCGCAATCTTACTACGAGCGTGCTGAGATTTCCGACCGCCGTTTGTGACTCCTGTTGCAATTGGGCTATATTGTCGTGATGTCGGCTACCTCGCTTCTCACTTTCCGACGCGTGATTCTCTTCCCGTTCCTCGGGTGGCGACCGATGCGACTGCTCCTGATGCTGATTCGTAGGGCCGCCTCGACTGCGACCCTCTGAAATCAAAAGTCGCAACGAATATTGCCTCAAGATGGAGGAAGATGATGGAAAAATCCAGGATTGACGGACTAAGAAAATTTCTACTTTTCCACTAAATCAAAGAACGTTTTGTACCTCCTCTGTCAGCGTCCGGCGATCCGTTCTCCGGATCATTTCCAGCCGTATCTTCCCTCTTGACACCGGTGACACCGTCCTCTAACTGACAGCAGtccataattaaattttcgtattcTCGGCCGCTATAAAAGAGACGATTAAACACAATAAGGTTTGACAGAAAAGCGAGTCCGTCGTTCGTTACTCGCTTCTTTAATGACTCACCTTATGACGTAATTGACGCAAATGATATTTTGCTCCTCGGCATTTTTCGAATTGCATACGACGGTAGCGCACGTCTGTATCCACGTGTACCCGCCACTCTTGTTCATCAGCCGATAGTAATGCGTCAAAACTTGTCCTTTATGGATCACTAAAAATCATAATCGCAGCTAAGCACTTTTTCAGGGTCTCGATTTATCTGTGAGAAATATATACCCGCGAAAATGTTAACTGAATTCTCTTATTTTTCTAAGCATCTAAGCGCTTAACATTTTTTCGCAAGTACTGTACAATTAGCGTCGAAGCTACCGTTTGTACGACGATGAAGGAGAAGATAGGCATTCCATTCGTATGCATCGGGAATGCATACGAATCTTGATTATCGTTTGTTTTCGGAGTGTAAATGTTCGATTTTATCTCTGTATAATGCTCTTAGAGATGGGGTCCCTAGCCTGTTTCGCAAAAGATAATCGTTAAATAGATTTTCTAAATCTTTTGCTATCCGGTTGAGACAAGGATTATCGACAATTTTCCATGTGATTATCTTTGACAATGTGCTCGTTTGTATCGAGGATTAGCTTGCCGTTGTTCAAGGGATCGATaaagacacattttttttgattGTATCGCGATgacgtacatttttttataaaaataaaattttcatatatatatgtagaggTATTGATCTCAGAAATCTGTCGTATCTCGAAAATACCCAATTAACGAAAGAGCGATATTCGTTTTACAGAGGAGTCGCGTGACAGTTACAATTGCGGATATATCTGCCGCGATCGAACAATCATCAGTGAAAAACGTTATCCCCAACGCCTACGTGGCTAATCTCATGTGAAACGTTCAAATACAAACAGATACGTACTTACTAAATCTGCAAGCGGTCGCGCGTAGTCGAAAAGACCAACGTATTATTATTTTCGTGCTTTTCTCTCTTCCCGGACAGCTTTGACACCCATCGCGCTCTTTCACCAAAGTATTTGCCTAGAACAGTAGGAGCAAGAAATTCTGCGTGGCAGATCTATCGGCTTTGTTTGTTGGAAACGTATGCATATGAATAACGTGACGGCTCTATTTTCGTTAATTGTTTCTCAAGTATAGACTGCAGCGAAAACAAGGAGACAGAATTTACTCGACACTCATAAAacaattcacttttttttacgtcattaaAACAGTAATTTGCCGGTTTATCTAGCGATACTGTCATgttcgttaataaaaaaatctttcgcaattaatttttaaagaatttttaagaagagagaggggagagagagagagagagagagagagaaagttcgGAATAGTTAATATTTTCTCGATCCTCTTTGTACATCCCTTTTCTGATTTGCTATTTCTTGCAAATTTTGCAACTTATCTTCTTCTTCAgctattatttctttctttcgtccgtcttttttatatatagtattcTTTATTCGTTttgtttgttttctttttttagcatATCACCTTTCATTTTAGACTAATCATCAAACGAAATATTGCTGCAGAGAAGCACATCGTCTTATGTAATGGGACTGTCGGTGAAAAGTTACCTCCCACAATCGTTATGGCACCGGTCGGTCACGGTGACGTAATCGAGACTTGCAAAATTCGCGCGGCGCAATTTTATTGTTCAAGACAATTTACTCAGAATTTATACGCGTACATTCCTTCGAACATTACACAGAAAACATTGGGGAGGACCCCTCTCGCGATCGTGCAAACGGTACTCATTCGACTTGACTACGATCGAACGTGGCAAACGTAATTCATGACCAGTCATACTCACGATCTATGTGAGACTTCCGGAGACGATTCGCGTCCTCGCCGTGGCACAGCGTGTAGAGATTCTTCCCCGTCAATTCATCGGCAGTATAATCCAGCAAATCGGAAACCCTGAGGAGCACGAATTCAACAACATTCCCTTTGTAAAGCGGCCGTTTATAGATTCGTCCATTTTAGTGAGAAAATCATGCGAAGCAACATAGAATGGAATTTACAATTTATCACGCAAGAGCATTATTgtcttgtaataaataatttccatACGATTGAAAAGA
Protein-coding regions in this window:
- the LOC105200375 gene encoding neurexin-4 isoform X4, producing the protein MMFKGNTDGDRIKLNKFDVPIIAQWIRINPTRWRDRISLRVELYGCDYVSDVVSFNGSSLIRLDLLREPVETDRHFIRFRFKTNNADGVLMYSRGTQGDYIALQLRDNRMLLNIDLGSGIMTSLSVGSLLDDNLWHDVLISRNRKNVSFSVDRVLIKGRIKGEFHRLDLNRELYIGGVPNKQDGLVVNQNFTGCIENFYLNATNIIHELKETEIIDENLRYYKIHTLYTCPEPPIIPVTFLTPGSFARLRGYEGVPSMNVSLAFRTYEDRGIILYHQFTTPGHVKLHLEEGKLKIDIQTKDYPLATLDNFYEKFNDGKWHQVILTIAKNSLVLNVDGRPMKTERLLDMLTGSYYLIGGVIGAESNYGFVGCMRMISIDGNYKLPTDWKEEEYCCKNEVVFDTCQMVDRCNPNPCKHSGVCRQNSDEFFCDCVNTGYTGAVCHTSLNPLSCEAFKNMNSVNQRAEIKIDVDGSGPLKPFPVTCEFFADGRVMTVLRHSNEHSTPVDGFEEAGSFIQDVNYDADLDQIEALLNRSISCRQRINYACKHSRLFNSPVPQGDYFRPNSWWVSRNNQKMDYWGGALPGSRKCECGILGNCADPTKWCNCDANLEGWLEDGGDITEKEYLPVKQLRFGDTGTPLDEKEGRYMLGPLICEGDDLFKNVVTFRIVDATINLPTFDIGHSGDIYFEFKTTIEDAVIIHSKGPTDYIKISINTGNQIHFQYVAGGGPLTVNVQTSYNLADDRWHSVLVERNRKEARIVIDGALKNEVREPPGPVRALHLTSNLVVGAATDYRDGFVGCIRALLLNGQLQDLRSYARRGLYGILEGCVGRCESNPCLNNGTCHERYDGYWCDCRWTAFKGPICADEIGVNMRPSSMIKYDFMGSWRSTIAEKIRVGFTTTNPKGFLLGLFSNISGEYMTIMVSNSGHLRVVFDFGFERQEVIFPLKHFGLGQYHDIRIGRRNSGATLIMQVDNYEPREFNFNIKNSADAQFNNIQYMYIGRNESMTEGFAGCISRVEFDDIYPLKLLFQENGPDNVRSLGTPLTEDFCGVEPITHPPDIVETRPPPEVDEEKVRAAYNETDTAILGSVLAVILIALVIMAILIGRYMSRHKGEYLTQEDKGAEIALDPDSAVVNSATGHQVQKKKEWFI